One Parageobacillus sp. KH3-4 genomic region harbors:
- a CDS encoding Gfo/Idh/MocA family oxidoreductase, protein MVRFATIGTNWITESFIEAAKQIEEFTLAAVYSRTEEKAREFAQKTGAARTFTDLEELAKSKDIDAVYIASPNSLHAEQAILLMDHGKHVLCEKPMASNTKEVKAMIDAARRNGVVLMEAMKTTLLPNFQAIRKHLHKIGKIRRYFASYCQYSSRYDAYKQGTILNAFNPAFSNGALMDIGVYCIYPMVVLFGKPNRLQASSLKLESGVDGEGAIIFTYEDMDAIVMYSKITNSYLPAEIQGEDGSILIDAIHTPTKVEIRYRDGRVEDVTVPQEKHPMYYETKEFIELIKTGKRESEVNSHEHSLLTIALMEEARKQTGIVFPADQ, encoded by the coding sequence ATGGTTCGTTTTGCTACGATCGGCACGAACTGGATTACAGAATCATTTATAGAAGCCGCAAAACAAATAGAAGAGTTCACCCTCGCCGCGGTATATTCGCGGACAGAGGAGAAAGCGCGGGAATTTGCGCAAAAAACAGGAGCAGCGCGCACGTTTACCGATCTAGAGGAACTGGCGAAAAGCAAAGACATCGATGCCGTCTATATCGCAAGCCCGAATTCGCTGCACGCCGAGCAGGCGATTTTGCTTATGGACCACGGCAAACATGTCCTATGTGAAAAGCCGATGGCGTCGAACACAAAAGAAGTCAAAGCGATGATCGATGCGGCGCGCCGAAATGGCGTCGTTTTGATGGAAGCGATGAAAACGACGCTGCTCCCGAACTTTCAGGCGATCCGCAAGCACTTACATAAAATTGGCAAAATCCGCCGCTATTTTGCGAGCTACTGCCAGTATTCGTCGCGCTATGACGCATATAAACAAGGAACAATTTTAAACGCGTTCAATCCTGCCTTTTCCAACGGCGCGTTAATGGATATCGGCGTCTATTGCATTTATCCGATGGTCGTCTTGTTTGGAAAACCAAACCGCTTGCAGGCCAGCAGCCTGAAGCTCGAATCGGGAGTTGACGGTGAAGGGGCGATTATCTTTACTTATGAGGATATGGATGCTATTGTCATGTACTCGAAAATTACGAACTCTTATCTGCCTGCGGAAATTCAAGGAGAAGACGGAAGCATTCTCATCGACGCGATCCATACGCCGACGAAAGTGGAAATCCGCTACCGCGATGGGCGTGTAGAAGACGTTACCGTTCCGCAAGAGAAGCATCCGATGTATTATGAAACGAAGGAATTTATCGAGCTGATCAAAACTGGAAAACGCGAATCCGAAGTCAATTCGCATGAGCATTCGTTGCTGACGATCGCTTTGATGGAAGAAGCCCGCAAACAAACGGGCATCGTATTTCCTGCAGACCAATAA
- the rbsC gene encoding ribose ABC transporter permease: MENKWNFDVKKLGPLIGFFLLCIVLSILSDSFLTVNNWMNVLRQVSINALIAFGMTFVILTGGIDLSVGSVLALSSAITAGIMASGTNGFTAIIIGLLAGFLMGALNGVVITKGRVAPFIATLATMTMFRGLTLVYTDGRPITGFASDDILFQMMGRGYFLGIPVPVVFMIVVYVALYFVLKKTTFGRHTYAIGGNEEASRLSGIRVDRLKIWIYSLTGGLSALAGIILTSRLNSAQPTAGTAYELDAIAAVVLGGTSLSGGRGWIFGTLVGALIIGVLNNGLNLLNVSSFYQQVIKGLVILLAVLLDRRKEV; encoded by the coding sequence ATGGAAAACAAATGGAATTTTGATGTAAAAAAGCTTGGCCCGCTTATTGGTTTCTTCTTGTTATGTATTGTGCTGTCGATATTGAGTGACAGTTTCCTAACGGTCAATAACTGGATGAACGTTTTGCGTCAAGTGTCGATTAACGCGTTAATCGCGTTTGGCATGACATTCGTCATTTTAACGGGAGGCATTGATTTATCGGTCGGTTCCGTGTTAGCGCTCTCAAGTGCGATTACTGCGGGAATAATGGCAAGCGGGACGAATGGCTTTACTGCCATCATCATCGGATTGCTTGCCGGCTTTCTCATGGGTGCATTAAACGGTGTGGTGATTACGAAAGGACGCGTTGCTCCGTTTATTGCCACTCTAGCAACGATGACAATGTTTCGCGGATTAACCCTTGTTTATACAGATGGGCGCCCTATCACTGGTTTTGCCTCAGACGATATTTTGTTTCAAATGATGGGACGCGGGTATTTTCTCGGCATCCCTGTTCCGGTTGTATTTATGATTGTCGTGTATGTGGCACTATATTTTGTGTTAAAGAAAACGACGTTTGGCCGCCATACGTATGCGATTGGCGGAAATGAAGAAGCGAGCCGTTTATCCGGGATTCGCGTCGATCGACTGAAAATTTGGATTTATTCCTTAACTGGAGGATTGTCGGCATTAGCAGGAATTATTTTAACCTCCCGCTTAAACTCGGCACAGCCAACAGCGGGGACAGCGTATGAATTAGATGCGATTGCCGCTGTTGTTCTTGGAGGAACCAGTTTATCTGGCGGCCGCGGCTGGATTTTTGGAACATTAGTTGGCGCCCTTATTATCGGTGTGTTGAATAATGGATTAAATTTATTAAATGTGTCCTCATTTTATCAACAGGTTATCAAAGGGTTAGTCATTCTTCTTGCGGTTCTTCTGGATCGCCGCAAAGAAGTTTGA
- a CDS encoding sugar-binding protein: MRCTWWKWILYAGSIAAFVASASFTVYCAWKVYAYHQPGEGKTEKAEENAYHFVLVPEELDNDYWRLVEQGAKAAAKELGVSLEYVGPRQANIDEHIHILEKAAASKVDGIMTQGLTEKEFTPVINHIVEKNIPVVTIDTDAPTSKRTAYIGTDNYYAGFIAGRALAEDMHGKANVAIITGSLTASHQQLRVQGFKDAVKKEKRIRIVAIEESHITRVQAAEKAYNILKKHPEVNAFYGTSALDAIGIAKVVEQFHREKGTYIIGFDTLPETIRYLQKGTIHATVVQEPYEMGYRAVKMMVDIMKGNGVPSVTNTETKVIRKQDLPLRPSRNYEVKHD; this comes from the coding sequence ATGCGTTGTACATGGTGGAAGTGGATCCTATATGCCGGCAGCATCGCGGCGTTTGTTGCAAGCGCTTCCTTTACGGTCTATTGCGCGTGGAAAGTGTATGCCTATCATCAGCCAGGTGAAGGGAAAACAGAGAAAGCGGAAGAGAATGCGTACCATTTTGTCCTCGTTCCCGAGGAACTGGATAACGATTATTGGCGGCTCGTGGAACAAGGAGCGAAAGCGGCCGCAAAGGAATTGGGGGTAAGCCTTGAATATGTCGGACCGCGGCAGGCCAACATTGATGAACATATTCATATTCTTGAAAAAGCGGCCGCTTCCAAAGTAGATGGAATTATGACACAAGGGCTGACAGAAAAAGAGTTTACTCCGGTCATCAATCACATCGTGGAAAAAAATATTCCGGTAGTGACGATCGACACCGATGCCCCAACAAGCAAACGCACGGCCTATATAGGGACCGATAACTATTATGCCGGCTTTATTGCCGGACGGGCGTTAGCCGAAGATATGCACGGAAAGGCGAATGTGGCGATTATTACCGGCAGCCTTACCGCCTCCCACCAACAGCTGCGTGTGCAAGGTTTTAAAGATGCGGTGAAGAAAGAAAAGAGAATTCGCATCGTCGCCATTGAAGAGTCGCATATAACGCGCGTGCAGGCAGCGGAAAAAGCGTACAACATTTTAAAAAAGCATCCGGAAGTCAATGCGTTTTATGGGACAAGCGCGCTTGATGCTATTGGCATCGCCAAGGTCGTCGAGCAGTTTCACCGTGAAAAAGGAACGTATATTATCGGATTTGATACACTGCCGGAGACAATTCGCTATTTGCAAAAAGGAACGATTCATGCGACCGTGGTGCAGGAGCCGTATGAAATGGGGTATCGCGCGGTGAAAATGATGGTCGATATTATGAAAGGAAACGGTGTTCCATCAGTAACGAATACGGAAACGAAAGTGATTCGCAAACAAGATTTGCCGTTGCGCCCTTCCCGCAACTACGAGGTGAAACATGATTAA
- the rbsB gene encoding ribose ABC transporter substrate-binding protein RbsB: MKKKWAGMWLAFLLVLGMLAGCSLDNGATGSKKGDAKKDKDIKIGLSISTLNNPFFVTLKEGAEKAAKEKGIDLIVVDAQNDSAKQINDIEDLIQQDVDLILVNPTDSSAVTSAIESANSANIPVITVDRSADGGNVATHIASDNVAGGKMAGEFLLEQLKNGGNIVELEGIPGSSAARERGEGFHQVIDKASNVKVVAKQAADFDRAKGLSVMENILQSHKDIQAVFAHNDEMALGALEALEARGMKDVLVVGFDATEDAVKAVKEGKMAATVAQKPELIGENAVKTALKVLNGEKVDKFIPIPLELVTENQ, from the coding sequence ATGAAAAAGAAGTGGGCAGGCATGTGGTTGGCATTTTTGCTGGTCTTAGGAATGTTGGCGGGTTGTTCGCTAGATAATGGAGCAACTGGAAGCAAAAAAGGAGATGCAAAAAAGGATAAAGATATAAAAATTGGACTTTCTATTTCTACATTAAATAACCCATTCTTTGTCACATTAAAAGAAGGAGCTGAAAAAGCAGCAAAAGAAAAAGGGATAGATTTAATCGTTGTCGATGCGCAAAACGATTCTGCAAAGCAGATTAATGATATTGAAGATTTGATTCAGCAAGATGTTGATTTGATTTTAGTGAATCCAACTGACTCCAGTGCGGTGACATCGGCAATTGAGTCGGCTAATAGCGCGAATATTCCTGTGATCACGGTTGACCGTAGCGCAGATGGAGGAAACGTAGCCACTCACATCGCTTCGGATAACGTTGCAGGCGGAAAAATGGCAGGAGAATTCCTCCTTGAACAATTAAAAAATGGCGGCAATATTGTAGAGCTTGAGGGAATTCCAGGTTCATCAGCAGCCCGGGAACGCGGTGAAGGATTTCATCAGGTTATCGATAAAGCATCCAATGTGAAAGTCGTAGCGAAGCAAGCAGCGGATTTTGACCGTGCTAAAGGGTTATCGGTCATGGAAAATATTTTGCAAAGCCATAAGGATATTCAAGCTGTATTTGCCCATAATGATGAAATGGCGTTAGGTGCATTAGAAGCTTTAGAGGCACGCGGTATGAAAGATGTGCTCGTCGTTGGCTTTGACGCAACGGAAGACGCAGTGAAGGCGGTAAAAGAAGGAAAAATGGCGGCAACCGTTGCGCAAAAGCCTGAGCTTATTGGAGAGAATGCAGTCAAAACAGCGTTGAAAGTATTAAATGGAGAAAAAGTAGATAAGTTCATTCCTATTCCATTAGAGTTAGTAACAGAAAATCAATAA
- a CDS encoding VanZ family protein: protein MKGKIQRWGFVVLWCIVIYCFSEFSLFTGENTKRILEAVLTYVPFGHGGDGTSSPLNFIVRKLAHLIEFGILAVLVWRALSPKRAAYVGAWLFATVYAMTDEWHQSFEPGRTATPKDVAIDSCGALLALIGVFLYMRWKKKKHDPAKRDVS from the coding sequence ATGAAAGGAAAAATCCAACGCTGGGGGTTCGTCGTTTTATGGTGTATCGTCATTTATTGCTTTAGTGAATTTTCGTTGTTTACCGGTGAAAATACAAAGCGCATATTAGAAGCAGTGCTGACGTATGTGCCGTTTGGCCATGGTGGGGACGGCACGTCGTCTCCATTGAATTTTATCGTTCGGAAGTTGGCGCATTTGATAGAGTTTGGCATTTTAGCCGTGCTTGTCTGGCGGGCGCTGTCGCCAAAGCGGGCGGCATATGTCGGCGCCTGGCTGTTTGCGACAGTGTATGCGATGACGGACGAATGGCATCAGTCGTTTGAACCGGGGCGCACTGCTACGCCGAAAGATGTGGCGATCGATTCGTGCGGAGCACTCTTGGCCTTAATTGGTGTTTTTCTCTATATGCGTTGGAAGAAAAAGAAGCATGATCCGGCGAAACGGGACGTATCATAA